One Candidatus Scalindua japonica DNA segment encodes these proteins:
- a CDS encoding DUF1573 domain-containing protein, translating into MKRPYITFSACLLFVLMVQLFINVELLPAQNVPSNDKNSDNSVSRKKPKIFFEHPDFNFDKVYKGNKVEHVYKFENRGNDTLEIQKVKPSCGCTAVVLSHNTILPGKTGEIKATFNSRSYRGHARKTIAVLSNDPDTPSYKLTLSGEIIEEISIKPQNINFGSFRVDNQSDKTVKVSVKSQSGPDFKITKATSSKPFVEATAMEGQNGEYTVAATLKNYHKIGRFSGKIFLDTNSDKQPKASIIFYGVVEGDLVINQKRLYFGNISEGKEITRRLYVKINENSIKILNTKVSPDCLSININERYEQNNPHCLIEIKLHNDAPVGKIDGLLELTTNSKEQPVINIPITGVVHKAKNS; encoded by the coding sequence ATGAAGAGACCATACATTACATTTTCTGCCTGCTTATTGTTTGTTCTTATGGTGCAGCTTTTCATAAATGTTGAATTGCTGCCCGCACAAAATGTTCCAAGCAACGACAAAAACAGCGATAACAGCGTTTCCAGAAAGAAGCCAAAAATCTTCTTTGAACATCCGGACTTTAATTTCGATAAAGTTTATAAAGGCAATAAGGTTGAACATGTATATAAGTTTGAAAACCGCGGTAATGACACACTGGAAATACAAAAAGTAAAACCATCCTGCGGATGCACTGCAGTAGTACTCTCTCACAATACAATTCTACCTGGTAAAACAGGAGAGATTAAGGCCACATTTAATTCAAGAAGCTACAGGGGACATGCCAGAAAAACAATAGCCGTTTTAAGTAATGATCCGGATACACCTAGTTATAAGCTAACACTTTCCGGAGAAATTATTGAAGAGATCAGTATCAAACCACAAAATATTAACTTTGGCTCTTTCCGTGTGGATAATCAATCAGACAAAACAGTCAAAGTCTCAGTGAAATCACAATCAGGCCCTGATTTTAAGATAACAAAAGCTACATCATCAAAACCATTTGTAGAGGCCACTGCGATGGAAGGGCAGAATGGAGAATATACAGTAGCTGCAACATTAAAAAATTATCATAAAATCGGGAGATTCAGTGGCAAAATATTTCTGGACACTAACAGCGACAAGCAACCAAAAGCCAGTATTATTTTTTATGGTGTAGTTGAAGGCGACCTTGTCATCAACCAGAAAAGGTTATATTTTGGAAATATTTCGGAAGGAAAAGAGATAACAAGAAGACTTTATGTTAAGATAAACGAAAATAGCATAAAAATCTTAAATACCAAAGTATCACCGGACTGTTTAAGCATTAACATTAATGAAAGATATGAACAAAATAACCCTCACTGTTTGATTGAAATAAAACTGCACAATGACGCTCCTGTTGGCAAAATAGACGGTTTACTTGAGCTTACTACCAACAGCAAAGAGCAGCCTGTTATTAATATACCCATAACAGGAGTGGTACACAAAGCTAAGAATTCTTAA
- a CDS encoding DUF1566 domain-containing protein, whose protein sequence is MNTNMRQYFFIQTMAFLFISLLVPIIQSTAEETLPQIELRSSDMNLSVSQVQSMPNIAIRSKKSWGFYGHSTIQHAYEVRTIGDNKVVIDHTTGLMWHQSGSYDYMKRKEIKKWIRSLNRSGYAGHHDWRVPTVEEASSLLESSEKNGNLFIDDVFDKKQRWIWTSDSCSSGGMWRVYFDDGYVDWGDVGLLFVRPVRKTR, encoded by the coding sequence ATGAATACTAACATGAGACAGTACTTCTTCATACAAACCATGGCCTTTTTATTCATATCTTTACTTGTCCCGATAATACAATCAACAGCAGAAGAGACGCTGCCACAAATAGAACTCCGTTCGTCAGATATGAATTTATCTGTTTCTCAAGTGCAGTCAATGCCGAATATTGCTATACGTAGTAAGAAATCATGGGGCTTTTATGGACACAGTACAATACAGCATGCATATGAAGTGAGGACAATTGGAGACAACAAAGTGGTTATAGATCATACTACCGGTTTAATGTGGCATCAGTCCGGTTCTTACGATTATATGAAAAGGAAGGAAATCAAGAAATGGATAAGGAGCTTGAACAGAAGCGGATATGCCGGGCATCACGATTGGCGAGTGCCTACCGTAGAGGAGGCGTCGTCACTGTTGGAATCAAGCGAAAAGAATGGAAACCTGTTTATAGATGATGTATTTGATAAAAAACAGAGATGGATCTGGACGAGTGACAGTTGTAGTTCAGGTGGTATGTGGCGAGTATACTTTGACGATGGTTATGTTGATTGGGGAGACGTAGGTCTCCTTTTTGTTCGCCCGGTTCGCAAAACAAGATGA
- a CDS encoding PDZ domain-containing protein, which translates to MRLYILFFITIVSLGTCISTVHAQSIFSGMIFSEKKEGLKIVEVQSGSPGFDAGLKSGDIILEIEGKKIRSLPDYVKISKEIKNKKVEVSLVIIRKDIEYDVSIKIYSLPVLQNWKEKVAKPIKLPRGLTKTPYIYWVGKGYRILVEHVNNKPVDTKIANYNEALEYLFYALHYRPESIDTALQVAIVYRRLGSLYMEKKMVKEGVENYRKSIKFYGACYKKSDREDYLNKILTNLQEIGEELSNIKSNRVEPVLETKRKNLRIPQ; encoded by the coding sequence ATGAGATTATATATTTTGTTTTTTATTACTATCGTTTCTTTGGGTACTTGTATTTCAACGGTTCATGCACAATCAATATTCTCCGGAATGATTTTTTCTGAGAAGAAGGAGGGTTTAAAGATCGTTGAAGTACAGTCAGGAAGCCCCGGCTTTGACGCGGGATTAAAGAGTGGCGATATAATCCTTGAAATAGAAGGTAAGAAAATAAGATCATTACCGGATTATGTAAAAATCTCGAAAGAGATAAAAAATAAAAAGGTTGAGGTGTCATTGGTAATCATTAGAAAGGACATTGAATATGATGTTTCAATAAAAATCTATAGTCTTCCGGTTCTTCAGAATTGGAAAGAAAAAGTGGCTAAACCCATTAAGCTTCCACGGGGGCTGACAAAGACACCATATATATACTGGGTAGGCAAGGGGTACAGGATATTAGTAGAACATGTGAATAATAAACCTGTTGATACAAAGATTGCAAATTACAATGAAGCCTTAGAGTATCTTTTTTATGCGTTACACTATCGACCGGAATCCATAGATACCGCTCTTCAGGTTGCCATTGTCTATCGTAGACTTGGAAGCCTTTATATGGAAAAGAAAATGGTAAAAGAAGGTGTGGAGAATTACAGAAAATCCATTAAATTCTATGGAGCTTGCTACAAAAAGAGTGACAGAGAAGACTATCTTAATAAAATCCTGACGAATTTACAGGAAATAGGAGAAGAGCTGAGTAATATTAAATCTAACAGAGTGGAACCGGTATTAGAGACGAAAAGAAAGAACCTGCGCATTCCTCAATAA